TAAACCAATATCAAAATTGCATTTAAACGAAAAGGCAGTGAAAAGAAAATTAGTCTATAGATAAATGTAAGAATGAGAAAATTATTGTTTCCAAACATCCTATCTGTACATTAAAGCCATTAGACTGAGATCTTAGCATTGTAGTTTGCTATTTGAATTGCACTTCAATACACAACGATGATGGAACGAATCAACTACAAATTTGCATCTCCTAAAAAATTTTCCACATTAAATCAGAAAAAATCACTTCTATAATcacaaaaaaatgtaaaaagaaACTGAAAGTGTCCAaccttggagtaaatcaaagaGTGAACTTTTCCCGATTAAGAATGAATCGAATAACTTAGAAAGATCACCAAAAACACCAGAATCCCACCATGTTTTCGCAAAGTCTGATGTTGCTTGCAACCGCGTTTTATAACTTGAAACTGGAAAGGGCTAGGCTACCATCTCTTACATTTTTCTGATACTGAGTAGTAACAAAATCAAGATAACATACTTCTCGGTATAGTGGAGGATTTTCTTTGGATAGAAGCTCTTTTATGGGTCCATAAGCCTTTAGCATTTGCTCAGAACTTGGAAAAAAGAAGCAAGCAGCGGATACACGAGTCCCGACTAATCTAGCCAATACTCTATGCTCCACGCTCTTGAATTTATCATTGGTGATAAGCTGGATGTAACAGATATTTTTCAAAAGCGAAGTTattaaaacatggataaagaaTCTTGAATTGAAATAAGTCGTCTGTATAATTATTACCTGTAGAAGATCTCCAACGTTGGCTATTAAAGCCCCTTCAATTGGAGGAACATCAACCCAGTTATTTTCATGATGAATCTGGAGTCCTCCACTTGAATCCTGTACTACTATGGTGAGAACCGTGGGATCCGAATGCTTAACCGTGCCAAACGTCCTGTCAGGTTCGGGGCAAGCTGGATAGTATAGGCATGTTAAATATTCACTTTTCATGCATTGTATCTGGTTCAACAAATCTTTGCTTAGACCTAGTGCCTCTGAGAATAATTCAGACAAAAGATCTCTCAGATTGATCATGTATTTCAGGTACTCGATGACTTCGCTCCTGCAAACCAGGTTTAAAGGATTTAAGGACGATGATTCAACCAACTGACCAAGGTTCCAAAGATACAGTCTCGTGTCGAAGGTACAGAACTGTTAATTTGCAGGATTCTGGTAAGTTTTTCCAAGAAAACTGAATTCTATACGTTTAACATTGTCCCAAGAATGGATTTTTTAACTTGCGAGATTACAGAATCCATTGTCCTCGCAAGGAGATAAAATATGAAACTTCTGTCATAAAAGCAACTCTACATCCTACAATCTAAATTCATTAATACGAATCATCAAGTACACGTTAGAAAACACCGAAAGGGATACCTGCAAACTAATGGAATAGCCTCAGGTTCCACGATATCATCTTCACAAGTGCAAGAAAATGCATCCCTCCAGCCTGCTACGTCTGATTCTCTGAAATGTCCATTTATATTATAGAACCTAACTTTTCTCCTAGAATCTGAAGAATAAAGGTCCATCTTTGCTTCCGCTGGTTGCTCGTGGAATCTCCTAGTGCTTTCTAGTATAGCTTTCAGCACACATAATGGGACTCCATGGTTGACCATTTGGAAGAATCCCCAAGATTCTGAAGCTTTACGAATCTCATCAACAATCATTTTCCGTCGAGCACCCCCTTTCTCTATTCCTTCAAAATCTATCACCGGAATCTGAAGTTGAAGTTCACCACTATTATCAGTTCTACTAAGCAAACTCTCTGGTGGGCTAATGAAGAATCTTGGGATCTTTTGGATGCCAGAATCTACTAGTCCTTTAACACCTGCTTTCGTTTTCTCGAAGTCCTCCACTTCTTTCTCCCAATCATAATCACTAACATGATCAGttcccatatttctttctttgctgtgtttctttttgttttctatAGGCACTATGTGAAGTATGAATCTGTTGGACTGAGTAATAGTTGGGTAAAAGAATGATACTTTGATACATATCAGGGAAAATTACAAGAtaagcaaacatgtggggaacaGAGATTATTGAACTTCGGAATAATGCAGTTCTTAATTAGCGACAGCTTGCTGCTTCTCTTATTTAATACTTTTGTTTCATTATAGAAATCAAGACATTAATTTATAAGGCAATCCACTCTTCTGTCATGTATCTTTAAAAGTAAGCTAACTCCATTTTAGCAGCTTAGTAAACCAAACTCAatgaaacatttgaaaattatatttaaaaattaagaaTCACACAAGCAGCCGATTTTCTTGCAAACACTACCGATATGTTCTATCGTTAAAAGTTTCAGAAATTTAGTTAAGGAGCcgattttcttgtttttgtagAAATAGTTAAAAACATCTtttattttcctcatttcaaccGCAACTGCATGCTTGCTTCGGCTCAGACAGTCCATTGGATATTAAGGTGTGatttaaggttttttttttttaagataatttCATATGCAAAACTTAAGTTCTTTTTGAATAGCATATTGATATGGAAACTGCTGAAAGAAACCGTCCACAGGACATCACAAAGGTATAATGAGTGTTCGTACAAAATTTTGTAGATCACGGGCGTATCAGATGTTACAGCAAAACAACACTAATATTACTactaaaatctaacttctacaAATCAAACCAAgataaattttcaacatattGTTGGTTCTAatctcaataaaaaaataagacgctaaaattgaaaaaataaactcacaacataattttttttgtgtacCTACGACAGTACGAAGGAATTTAGAAAGCAAAACAATATATTAAGGTTAATGAAAATGTTAGAAACCGGAATATCTGAAATGAAAAGGTGAAATTTGCCTGAAACTAATGATTCTATGaaatttttgcaattttttgAGTTGTGAGTGGCCCTTGAGTTTTGttctttcaaagttttttcCACTCCCACTCTCTGCTTCCATTTTCACGATCTTGAGCCACGGTCAATCAGTTGAACCGCTTGCCCACTTCTGAATTGATTCtcaaattatttagaataattgGTTGGCTTTTGTCAATCAATCTATCCTATATATTGGACTTTGGTTAATTTAATTGAGCCTAAATAATTATAGTCCAAAcccaaacaaaaacaaaaaaagtcaCAATCGTAATGCACAAACAGATATCCATTttcttgaaaacaataaagtaaATCAAAGCCAATTAACTTGAATGAACCAAATGCAAAGACTTTACCCACCACATAACAATATCAAAAGCCAACAAAATCTCAAAACACATCATGTGGGAAATGCAGACAAGAAACAGGAACAGATGATGAAAACACACAAATCTTGAAACTCCCAAAAACGCACcaatatcaaataaacaaaactTGTTTTTTAGCTAACATGGCATCACCTTTACTCAAGAATGGAGTTTTCACCAATGGGGTTTTTGCAGAGATAAAACCAAATGGAGCCAATGGGCCGCTGGTTCTTTATGTTGGGAGAAGTGAACTATGGATGGTTGATGTGAAGTGACAGAAGAAAAATGGACCCCAAGAATCATTCTTTATcattttcaatataaaaatatttgataaaaataaaaataaaaataagaatgaaTGCTTAATGAGGACAAAACATGGAAGGAAGAAGTAGTTGCGGTTTGGACCATTATGAAAACGGGAAGAAATTTATGTCAATATCTGCCAATCCATCAGTCATTTTACCATCTCATGAAGATGGGGTGGTTTCCTTTAATGGTATGATTATGAAAATGGATGGTTAcaatttaagattttataaTTAGGATTTAAGCTCTTCCAACGGTAAGATACTGCTTTATTTGGCTATATCATCCTGATAAAAATTTTTCAAGTTCCCGATTTGGACCAATttgttaaatattaatattctcgctaaattaataaaataataattttagctTCTTTTTTCAACAAGATTTTCAACGACGCTAGccacaatttattataaaattatggattgACAAATGTTTTTTTCTAaagtaataaaattttatggcGACATAGAGATAGATAtccatatatataaattgaacTTTGTTTTGTTTCCCAACAAGATTTGAAACTAAATTTGCCTTTTCTTGGTTTGTCATGTAGTGTGTGTTGGAAAAAGTTGcagaaatatttaaaataatacaaaactcaaacttattaaaataaaaatttacgataaaaattaaaaatctcaaactcacaaaatatattaaattatatatttttataaaattttctccactcaattgtgtttttcttcacaaattgagagacctatttatagaatttctttggaaataattcaaaaataaatatcattgcATACAacatcacacattaattttcaatatttacaactcttattttcaacactcaatctcttattttcaacactctcccttgtgatgatgatcatgatacaatgattgtcttcattacgtgtttttataatGCCTCATTAAAAACCTTATTAGGAAAAACTCATTGAGATAAAAActatagtaagggaaaaagagtgcagtcacgtaaattCTCTCTCATGTTGACATGAacatttcttcacaaatttcgtagattgtgcatcccaatattatatacatgttttctgaatattgtcgtaagAAGTGCATTTGTGAAGAGatttgatgagttttcacttgactGAATGTGacgaatatcaatatctttattattctcAAGCTCTCGGgagaatgcgaagaacttaggggaatatgtttagttctgtcgctttttatgtatccttatTTCATTTGAGTAACATATGCATCATTATATTCATACAGTGTCACAGACTTtttgtcgaatgataatccgcatgagatttggatatgttcggtcattgattttagccgGACACATTCACGgtttgcttcatgtagtgcaataatctcggcgcGATTTGATGAAATTGTTACGAGTGTTTTTCTGTGAACGACAAGAAATTACAGTGCTTCCACGAGTATTTACGGTTTGAGAACGtgtcttgtgtggatcagataaataTCCAGCATCAACATAATCAAATATGCTTTGATTGGTATCtcttgaatacaaaagtcccaaatCTGTCGTTCCTcatagataacggaatatatgtttaattctgttccagtgtctctttgttggatatgagctaaatcttgccaataaatttacaccAAAAGATATATCAGATCTTGTACATTTTGCAAGATACATAAGTGCAccaatagcacttagatatggtacttctagaccaagaataacttcatcatcttcacaaggacggaatggatcatattatatgtttaattagCTAACAACTATTGGAGTaattaaaggatttgatttttccatattaaaacgtttaaggacctttttttgtaaaatttgacTGGTAAATAAATATTCcatattctttttgttcaatttgcaaaCCTAGACCatactttgtttttccaaggtccttcattttaaattcttccttcaagtacaatacaacttcttgaatttccttattcgttccaattatgttttaaatcatcaacatatacaaaaataattacgcatccgcatgttgttttcttaatgaaaacgcaagggcatattgaattatttacatatctttttttcattaagtgttcacttagccgattataccacattcgatCGGATTGCTTTAatccatataatgatctttgcaatttcacagaataacattctctgggttctGAACTTTGTGCTTTAggcatattttatttatatatatataNTTTGTACCCAACAgattttacaccttcaggtgtaaagACTCTAGGTCCAAAAacgttacgtttatttagcaaatccaattcaacctggatggcgtCTTTCTATTTTATCCAGTCATGTCGATTTTTATATTCACCAAATATTTTGGTTCATtatcttcattgtcatttatgatttcaaatgtcacattgtaataaaatatctcatcaatttcttttatatcttttcattttcatattttttcattattagtaTAATCaatagagatttcacgattctcaccagtttgtggttctaacagaacattttcatcattatGTATTTCTGCCGtaatatcattctctattttgtgatcatcttGTTTCTCtatacttttttcttttttgaggatttttatccttgtaACCGATTGACTTTCCACGCTTcaagcgtttaatgacatcatgagtgtcttcaatttgtttctttgaaaTTTCAATTCGATCATGGGCATTTACAGcatttatatatgatttagttaccccttttgtgtctgtaaatgcatctactatttgatttaatattctttgcaagtgcacaatttgttatacatctttttcacattgtttactTATTGGATCCatatgtaacaatgatgatgtatattatataatttctttttcgatgtgtttcttttctccccctaacattaagaagatttcctcattaaaaggACAATCAGCCAAACGTGTTGTAAATGCGTCGCCTGTCTGAGAttcaagatatcgaattatTGATGGGCTGTCATAACCAACATAAATTCCGATCTTTCTTCGAGGTCCCATTTTTGTTTGTTGAGGCGGTGCAATAGACACTtataccatacatccaaaaattctcaaatgagaaatgtctgagtctttaccaaatgcaagctgcaatggggagtatttatgatatgcatttGGTCTGAtacgaattaatgcagcagcatgtaaaattgcatgtccacATATAGAAAcatgagttttgttttcataatcattggtttagcaatcagttgtagatgtttaatcaattattcagctaatccattttgtgtatgtacatgagcaacatgatgctcaacagtgATTTTCATttacatacaataatcattgaaagtctggaaAGTAAATTCCCCaacattatcaagtctaattttcttgattgaatGATCGGAAAATTGATtccgcaattttattatttgagcaaataatcttgaaaatgccacattccgagttgataataaacatacatgtgaccatctgctggaggcatcgatcaatacaataaa
This sequence is a window from Primulina huaijiensis isolate GDHJ02 chromosome 13, ASM1229523v2, whole genome shotgun sequence. Protein-coding genes within it:
- the LOC140991756 gene encoding 1-aminocyclopropane-1-carboxylate oxidase homolog 12-like; translation: MGTDHVSDYDWEKEVEDFEKTKAGVKGLVDSGIQKIPRFFISPPESLLSRTDNSGELQLQIPVIDFEGIEKGGARRKMIVDEIRKASESWGFFQMVNHGVPLCVLKAILESTRRFHEQPAEAKMDLYSSDSRRKVRFYNINGHFRESDVAGWRDAFSCTCEDDIVEPEAIPLVCRSEVIEYLKYMINLRDLLSELFSEALGLSKDLLNQIQCMKSEYLTCLYYPACPEPDRTFGTVKHSDPTVLTIVVQDSSGGLQIHHENNWVDVPPIEGALIANVGDLLQLITNDKFKSVEHRVLARLVGTRVSAACFFFPSSEQMLKAYGPIKELLSKENPPLYREVCYLDFVTTQYQKNVRDGSLALSSFKL